In a genomic window of Venatoribacter cucullus:
- the upp gene encoding uracil phosphoribosyltransferase encodes MSVHEIRHPLVRHKIGLMRSKSLSTRSFRQLVAEVGSLLTYEATRDLELENYIIEGWCGPIEAERIRGKKITVVPILRAGLGMLDGVLELVPSAKISVVGIYRDEETLQPVSYFDKLAHDIDQRIALIVDPMLATGGSMVATIDLLKAAGCSSIRALVLVAAPEGIKKVQEAHPDVEIFTASVDSHLNADGYIIPGLGDAGDKIFGTK; translated from the coding sequence ATGAGCGTACATGAGATCCGCCACCCACTGGTGCGCCATAAAATTGGTTTGATGCGATCCAAATCCCTGAGCACCCGCAGTTTCCGCCAGTTGGTCGCAGAAGTGGGCAGCTTGCTGACTTACGAAGCCACCCGCGACCTGGAATTGGAAAACTACATCATTGAAGGCTGGTGCGGCCCGATTGAAGCAGAGCGTATCCGCGGCAAAAAAATCACCGTGGTACCCATTCTGCGTGCTGGTTTAGGCATGCTGGATGGCGTGCTGGAGCTGGTGCCCAGTGCCAAAATCAGCGTAGTGGGTATTTACCGCGATGAAGAAACCCTGCAGCCGGTCAGCTACTTTGACAAGCTGGCCCACGACATCGACCAGCGTATTGCCCTGATTGTTGACCCGATGCTGGCCACCGGCGGTTCCATGGTCGCCACCATTGACCTGCTGAAAGCGGCGGGCTGTTCCAGTATCCGCGCGCTGGTGTTGGTAGCAGCACCGGAAGGCATTAAAAAAGTGCAGGAAGCGCATCCGGATGTGGAAATTTTTACCGCCTCGGTCGACAGCCATCTGAACGCCGACGGCTACATTATTCCCGGCCTGGGTGATGCCGGCGATAAGATTTTCGGTACCAAGTAA
- a CDS encoding peptidylprolyl isomerase: MPRACARHILVKTRDEAEKIKALLQKGGDFDKLARQYSTCPSGKKGGSLGEFSQGDMVKAFDEVVFKGPLLQVQGPVKTRFGWHLIETIYRS; the protein is encoded by the coding sequence ATGCCACGCGCCTGCGCCCGCCATATTCTGGTGAAAACCCGCGATGAAGCGGAAAAAATCAAAGCTCTGCTGCAGAAAGGCGGCGATTTCGACAAACTGGCGCGCCAGTATTCCACCTGCCCGTCGGGCAAGAAAGGCGGCAGCCTGGGAGAATTCAGTCAGGGGGATATGGTGAAGGCTTTTGATGAAGTGGTATTCAAAGGGCCGTTATTGCAGGTGCAGGGGCCGGTGAAAACCCGCTTTGGCTGGCATCTGATTGAAACCATTTACCGCAGTTAA
- a CDS encoding class I SAM-dependent methyltransferase, protein MTPRLIVQDNRQQRRAEQLAAQYGFTLATVLPDDEQFYLCLDEQGLSLKQGNFPRTAVQVNFSEGAAAHRRKFGGGQGQDIAKAIGISAYKPTVVDATAGLGRDSFVLATLGCRVFAQERQPVVAALLADGLQRAAADPDIADIIARISLQYGSSHELLQPVADPAHKPDVVYLDPMFEHDDKQTAQVKKDMQAFRAVVGQDTDADDLLEKALACARCRVVVKRARKAAPLAGRAPSYALTGKANRFDVYALAKVQAL, encoded by the coding sequence ATGACGCCGCGGTTAATTGTGCAGGACAACCGCCAGCAACGGCGGGCCGAGCAGCTGGCGGCCCAGTATGGTTTTACCCTGGCCACAGTATTACCGGACGATGAGCAGTTTTATCTGTGTCTGGATGAGCAGGGTTTAAGCCTGAAACAGGGTAATTTCCCGCGCACAGCCGTACAGGTCAATTTTTCCGAAGGGGCTGCCGCCCACCGGCGTAAATTTGGTGGCGGGCAGGGGCAGGATATTGCCAAAGCCATTGGTATTTCAGCTTATAAACCCACGGTGGTGGATGCCACCGCCGGGCTGGGGCGCGACAGCTTTGTGTTAGCTACGCTGGGTTGCCGGGTCTTCGCGCAGGAACGGCAGCCGGTGGTCGCCGCTTTGTTGGCCGATGGCTTACAGCGTGCCGCTGCCGACCCGGACATTGCCGATATTATTGCCCGCATTTCCCTGCAGTACGGCAGCAGTCATGAATTATTGCAGCCGGTTGCCGACCCGGCCCACAAGCCGGATGTGGTGTATCTGGACCCGATGTTTGAGCACGACGACAAACAAACGGCGCAGGTTAAAAAAGATATGCAGGCGTTCCGGGCCGTGGTGGGGCAGGACACTGACGCCGATGATCTGCTGGAAAAAGCACTGGCCTGTGCCCGCTGCCGGGTGGTGGTAAAGCGCGCCCGTAAAGCGGCCCCGCTGGCCGGCCGCGCACCCTCTTATGCCTTAACCGGCAAAGCCAACCGCTTTGATGTGTATGCCCTGGCCAAAGTGCAGGCGCTTTAA
- a CDS encoding undecaprenyl-diphosphate phosphatase: MDLLEIIVLALLQGLTEFLPISSSAHLILPSKLLGWSDQGLAFDVAVHVGTLAAVMLYFRRDIVRLTQGWLTTGFTRNPSADGRLAWYVVVASVPACLAGWLLNHWIEDNLRSVEVIAWTTIGFGILLGFADRRHGTIGITQITLLMVLVIGVAQALALVPGTSRSGITITAALLLGMQRSDAAHFSFLLSIPLILAAGGLKTLELSDSLLPVDWQALLIGAALSAVSAWLCIYYFLAFINRIGMLPFVLYRLILGSVLFLFFVG; the protein is encoded by the coding sequence ATGGATTTACTGGAAATTATTGTACTGGCGTTATTGCAGGGCTTGACTGAGTTTCTGCCGATTTCCAGTTCTGCCCACCTTATTCTGCCGTCAAAATTATTGGGCTGGAGCGATCAGGGACTGGCCTTCGATGTCGCTGTGCACGTCGGTACGCTGGCCGCCGTGATGCTGTATTTCCGCCGCGATATTGTGCGTTTAACACAGGGCTGGCTGACCACCGGATTTACCCGTAATCCTTCCGCCGATGGGCGTCTGGCCTGGTATGTTGTTGTCGCCTCTGTTCCTGCCTGCCTGGCGGGATGGCTGCTGAACCACTGGATTGAAGATAACCTGCGTTCGGTGGAAGTGATTGCCTGGACCACCATTGGCTTTGGTATTTTGCTCGGCTTTGCTGACCGTCGTCATGGGACGATCGGCATCACCCAGATCACCTTGCTGATGGTGTTGGTTATTGGTGTGGCACAGGCACTGGCACTGGTACCCGGCACCTCGCGCTCTGGTATTACTATTACCGCTGCTTTGCTGTTGGGTATGCAGCGCAGTGATGCGGCGCATTTTTCTTTTTTGCTGTCCATTCCGCTTATTCTGGCCGCCGGTGGTTTAAAAACCCTGGAGCTTAGCGACTCTTTATTACCGGTTGACTGGCAGGCGCTGTTGATTGGCGCAGCGCTGTCAGCGGTGAGTGCCTGGCTGTGTATTTATTACTTCCTCGCCTTTATTAACCGCATTGGCATGTTGCCCTTTGTGCTGTACCGCCTGATTCTGGGGTCGGTGCTGTTTTTATTCTTTGTCGGCTGA
- the tsaB gene encoding tRNA (adenosine(37)-N6)-threonylcarbamoyltransferase complex dimerization subunit type 1 TsaB, translating to MTCLLVLDASSTLCSVALLANNQNWHITEEQPRRHAQRLLPMVDDIVRQAGIRKTAIQGIAYGCGPGSFTGIRIAASVMQGIALALNIPVAGISSLQAVAQSVFNSSDAQQVMAIMDAHMGEVFWGCYQREGATCRLVGTEKVGAPEQCLQEVQDFTGVLAGDGLALPALAHLEQRWAAVKPQADVMLPLAQQAWDNQQFADPQQHQPVYLRESVAWKKLAEQPSLLRRD from the coding sequence ATGACCTGTCTACTCGTTCTGGATGCATCGTCCACCCTTTGTTCGGTTGCCTTGCTGGCCAATAATCAGAACTGGCATATCACTGAAGAACAGCCGCGGCGTCATGCCCAGCGCTTATTACCTATGGTGGATGATATTGTCCGTCAGGCCGGTATCCGCAAAACCGCTATTCAGGGCATTGCTTACGGTTGTGGTCCGGGGTCCTTTACCGGTATCCGTATTGCCGCTTCGGTAATGCAGGGAATTGCACTGGCGCTGAATATTCCGGTGGCTGGTATTTCTTCATTACAGGCGGTGGCGCAGTCGGTATTTAATAGCAGTGACGCGCAGCAGGTGATGGCCATTATGGATGCCCATATGGGCGAAGTATTCTGGGGTTGTTATCAGCGCGAAGGTGCGACCTGCCGGTTAGTGGGAACCGAGAAAGTCGGTGCGCCGGAGCAATGTCTGCAGGAAGTGCAGGATTTTACCGGTGTTCTCGCCGGTGATGGCCTGGCCTTGCCCGCCCTGGCACATCTGGAGCAGCGCTGGGCTGCGGTAAAACCGCAAGCCGATGTGATGCTGCCATTGGCACAACAAGCCTGGGACAACCAACAGTTTGCGGACCCGCAACAACACCAGCCCGTGTATCTGCGGGAGTCGGTGGCCTGGAAAAAACTGGCTGAACAGCCCAGTTTACTGCGTCGTGATTAA